Proteins encoded by one window of Cellvibrio sp. KY-GH-1:
- the pilG gene encoding twitching motility response regulator PilG has product MEVTYESLKVMVIDDSKTIRRTAETLLKKAGCMVITATDGFDALAKIADTRPDIIFVDIMMPRLDGYQTCALIKNNSEFKTTPVIMLSSKDGLFDKAKGRIVGSDQYLTKPFSKSELLGAIEAHVKHLKAS; this is encoded by the coding sequence ATGGAAGTAACTTACGAAAGCCTGAAAGTGATGGTTATAGACGACAGTAAAACCATCCGTCGCACGGCTGAAACACTGCTCAAAAAAGCGGGTTGTATGGTGATTACCGCCACCGATGGCTTCGATGCTCTGGCAAAAATCGCCGACACCCGCCCCGACATTATTTTTGTGGACATTATGATGCCGCGTCTCGACGGTTATCAGACTTGCGCCCTGATCAAAAATAATAGCGAGTTCAAAACCACCCCGGTCATCATGTTATCCAGTAAAGATGGATTGTTCGACAAAGCCAAAGGGCGCATTGTCGGCTCTGACCAATACCTCACCAAACCCTTCAGCAAAAGCGAGTTGCTCGGTGCTATCGAAGCGCACGTCAAGCATCTAAAGGCATCCTGA
- the pilH gene encoding twitching motility response regulator PilH — MARVLIIDDSPTETYKLTSMLEKNGHVVMTADNGEAGIALAQKELPDVVLMDVVMPGLNGFQATRQLTKAPETAHIPVIIVTTKDQQTDRVWGMRQGAKAYLSKPITQEVLMAAMAEVLR; from the coding sequence ATGGCCAGAGTATTGATTATTGATGACTCACCCACTGAAACTTACAAGCTCACCAGCATGTTGGAAAAAAACGGCCATGTAGTCATGACTGCCGATAATGGTGAAGCGGGTATTGCACTGGCGCAGAAAGAGCTGCCCGATGTGGTGTTGATGGATGTGGTTATGCCCGGACTAAACGGTTTTCAGGCAACCCGCCAGTTGACCAAGGCACCAGAAACCGCGCATATCCCAGTTATTATCGTAACCACAAAAGACCAGCAGACTGACCGGGTCTGGGGAATGCGTCAGGGCGCCAAAGCTTATTTATCCAAACCCATCACGCAGGAAGTTTTGATGGCAGCCATGGCGGAAGTATTGCGTTAA
- a CDS encoding chemotaxis protein CheW has translation MSEPQAAFQALLTLAQRSRAAAKGLPAQADIRPHWSGIGFSLMGNYFVAPIGEVSEMLEVPNHTHLPGVQPWVKGVANVRGRLLPLFDLAMFFGDRLTGSRKHRRVLILETETLYSGLIVDQVFGMQHFPMDEYNEQAGAVAESILPFVTGSYPQGREQWSLFRPALLAEDPRFTNAAKS, from the coding sequence ATGTCAGAACCACAGGCCGCTTTTCAGGCCTTGCTTACATTGGCGCAACGCAGTCGTGCGGCCGCAAAGGGTTTGCCTGCCCAGGCAGACATTCGGCCCCATTGGAGCGGCATCGGCTTTTCATTGATGGGTAACTACTTTGTTGCGCCTATTGGTGAGGTATCCGAAATGCTTGAAGTTCCAAACCACACCCATCTGCCCGGCGTACAACCCTGGGTAAAAGGGGTAGCGAACGTGCGCGGTCGCCTGCTGCCGCTATTTGATTTGGCGATGTTTTTTGGCGATCGTCTAACCGGCAGCCGTAAACATCGCCGGGTATTAATTTTGGAAACCGAAACCCTGTATTCCGGCCTGATAGTCGATCAAGTATTCGGTATGCAGCATTTTCCTATGGATGAATATAACGAACAGGCTGGCGCCGTTGCAGAGAGTATTTTGCCGTTTGTTACGGGTAGTTACCCCCAGGGTAGGGAACAGTGGTCGCTATTTCGGCCGGCACTTCTAGCAGAAGATCCGCGCTTTACCAACGCGGCAAAATCCTAG
- a CDS encoding methyl-accepting chemotaxis protein, which yields MKTDSKIAALRAKPITVVALVVLVASFFGAMALIFLINQSKTNDQRYLQQASDLRAQAYRLTSLARDATSGDEKAFDELNGVVTTMDSTWSMLDTSDERTRENLASEFNQYKSIWARAKNNAQTIVTNKDLIVSLNSVGKTLNDNLPTLQTEHNNIVDILMESNAPTDQAIQAQLLSWRAERIGRNVDKMLRGDADANNAADVFNRDANFYARVLTAMKDGDPALRITRVSDSQARASLEQITQLFDGVNKSIQEMVEGSTTLTRARQASDALLNDTPQLLEALTAISDKVAVQTDSHPYINNITVIVLAALGLGALFFLGFNQYRGARKRADETAETNERNQTAILRLLDELADLADGDLTTTATVTEDFTGAIADSINFTIDQLRILVARINETAVNVSAAAQETQQTALHLAEASEHQAQEIAGASAAVNEMAVTIDQVSANAAESAAVAERAVSIAGNGAKVVQNTINGMDTIREQIQDTSKRIKRLGESSQEIGDIVSLINDIADQTNILALNAAIQASMAGDAGRGFAVVADEVQRLAERSAAATKQIEALVKTIQNDTNEAVISMEQTTSEVVRGARLAQDAGVALEEIENVSSSLAELIQNISNAARQQASSAGHISNTMNVIQEITTQTSAGTSATAQSIGNLAEMALDLRESVAGFKLPEEDLSDARASAARKAMATPAMDFDSTTEVIDLDDELLPEDDVFAHTSKA from the coding sequence ATGAAAACTGATTCAAAGATTGCCGCGCTCAGGGCAAAACCTATAACGGTTGTAGCTCTGGTAGTTCTGGTAGCCTCATTCTTTGGTGCAATGGCGCTGATCTTTTTGATCAACCAGAGCAAAACCAACGATCAACGCTATCTGCAACAAGCATCTGACTTGCGCGCGCAAGCCTATCGATTGACTTCTTTGGCGCGCGATGCGACATCCGGCGACGAAAAAGCATTCGACGAGCTAAATGGCGTGGTAACGACCATGGATAGCACCTGGAGTATGCTGGACACCAGTGATGAGCGTACCCGGGAAAACCTCGCTAGCGAATTCAATCAGTATAAATCTATCTGGGCGAGAGCCAAAAACAATGCCCAGACTATTGTTACCAACAAAGACTTGATCGTGTCGCTCAACAGCGTAGGTAAAACCCTGAACGACAACCTGCCTACCCTGCAGACCGAGCACAACAATATTGTGGATATCCTGATGGAGTCCAATGCACCCACTGATCAAGCCATTCAGGCCCAGCTACTCTCCTGGCGTGCCGAACGTATCGGTCGTAACGTAGATAAAATGCTGCGCGGCGATGCCGATGCCAACAATGCAGCAGACGTATTTAACCGCGACGCCAACTTCTACGCCCGCGTACTGACGGCCATGAAAGATGGCGACCCCGCTCTGCGGATTACCCGCGTATCGGACAGTCAGGCACGCGCTAGTTTGGAGCAAATCACCCAATTGTTTGACGGTGTCAATAAATCGATTCAGGAAATGGTCGAAGGTTCCACTACCCTGACCCGCGCCCGTCAAGCGTCTGATGCTCTGCTGAACGATACACCGCAATTGCTGGAAGCATTGACCGCCATCTCGGACAAGGTTGCTGTGCAAACCGATAGCCATCCGTATATAAACAACATTACCGTTATTGTGCTTGCTGCTCTCGGATTGGGCGCATTGTTTTTCTTGGGTTTTAACCAATACCGCGGCGCCCGTAAACGCGCTGATGAAACCGCTGAAACCAACGAGCGTAACCAAACGGCAATTTTGCGTTTGCTTGACGAACTGGCCGACCTCGCGGACGGTGACTTGACCACCACTGCAACCGTAACCGAAGACTTCACCGGCGCGATCGCGGACTCTATCAACTTCACCATCGACCAGCTGCGTATTCTGGTAGCGCGAATCAACGAAACGGCGGTAAACGTATCGGCGGCGGCACAAGAAACCCAGCAGACTGCGCTGCACCTCGCAGAAGCATCTGAACATCAGGCGCAAGAAATCGCCGGTGCATCTGCCGCGGTAAACGAAATGGCGGTCACCATTGACCAGGTATCTGCCAACGCTGCCGAATCGGCAGCGGTAGCGGAGAGAGCGGTATCGATCGCCGGAAACGGTGCAAAAGTGGTACAAAACACCATTAACGGGATGGATACCATCCGTGAACAGATCCAAGATACGTCCAAGCGTATTAAACGTCTCGGTGAATCGTCACAAGAGATCGGTGACATCGTAAGTTTGATTAACGACATTGCGGACCAAACCAACATCCTCGCACTTAACGCAGCGATTCAGGCATCGATGGCCGGTGACGCGGGCCGCGGCTTCGCGGTGGTAGCGGACGAAGTTCAACGCCTTGCGGAACGTTCTGCAGCAGCAACCAAGCAGATCGAAGCGCTGGTAAAAACCATTCAGAACGATACCAACGAAGCGGTAATTTCGATGGAGCAAACCACATCTGAAGTGGTGCGCGGTGCGCGCCTCGCACAGGATGCGGGTGTGGCACTGGAAGAAATTGAAAACGTATCGTCAAGCCTCGCGGAATTGATCCAGAACATTTCCAACGCCGCACGCCAACAAGCGTCGTCTGCGGGTCACATCTCCAACACGATGAATGTTATTCAGGAAATCACCACCCAAACCTCTGCCGGTACCTCGGCTACCGCGCAGTCGATCGGTAACCTCGCCGAGATGGCCCTCGACCTGCGTGAATCCGTAGCCGGTTTCAAACTACCTGAGGAAGACCTGTCCGATGCACGTGCCAGTGCAGCGCGCAAAGCCATGGCCACACCAGCGATGGACTTTGATAGCACCACTGAGGTCATCGATTTGGATGACGAATTATTGCCAGAAGACGATGTGTTTGCCCACACATCCAAAGCTTGA
- a CDS encoding protein-glutamate O-methyltransferase CheR, producing the protein MAWSLRTLPTLSEDQFLQWGKLLEERTGIQLVFQQKAWLESQIYARLRDMGYSDYDSYYLFVAEESIDSKLEWARLVDRIAVKETSFFRHRESIEYVRNYLQQKINNQSLHDSFDVWSLGCATGEEAYSLAMVVNDCFELAAINPYYGITALDISPSALAAGRKARYSKRRVEQVKLDEVKRYLQVCADGSFEVVSKLRDRVCFTQSNIINARQLPQVQVDVIFCQNLLVYFRRWLRRDVLNALVERLKPGGLLIVGLGEVMDWEHPDMQRTNEDQVQAYIRQR; encoded by the coding sequence ATGGCCTGGTCATTACGCACTCTACCAACGCTCTCCGAAGACCAGTTCCTCCAATGGGGAAAACTGCTGGAGGAGCGCACGGGCATTCAGTTGGTATTTCAGCAAAAGGCTTGGCTCGAATCGCAGATTTATGCACGTCTGCGCGATATGGGTTACAGCGATTACGATAGTTATTACTTGTTCGTCGCCGAGGAAAGTATCGATTCCAAGTTGGAATGGGCGCGCTTGGTGGATCGCATCGCGGTCAAGGAAACCAGCTTTTTTCGCCATCGTGAATCCATTGAGTATGTGCGTAATTACCTGCAACAGAAAATCAACAATCAGTCCTTACACGATAGTTTTGATGTCTGGAGCTTAGGCTGCGCCACCGGAGAGGAAGCCTACTCTCTAGCCATGGTAGTGAATGATTGTTTTGAACTGGCGGCAATTAACCCCTATTACGGAATTACCGCCCTGGATATTAGCCCCTCTGCACTAGCGGCAGGCCGCAAGGCACGCTACAGCAAGCGCCGGGTGGAACAGGTAAAACTGGATGAAGTAAAACGCTATCTGCAAGTCTGTGCCGATGGCAGCTTTGAGGTCGTCAGTAAGTTGCGCGATCGCGTTTGCTTTACCCAAAGCAATATTATCAACGCGCGCCAATTGCCGCAGGTACAGGTCGACGTGATTTTCTGCCAAAACCTGTTGGTGTATTTCCGCCGCTGGTTGCGCCGGGACGTATTAAATGCCCTGGTCGAAAGACTCAAGCCAGGCGGCTTGTTGATCGTTGGCTTGGGCGAAGTGATGGATTGGGAACACCCGGATATGCAGCGCACCAACGAAGATCAGGTGCAGGCCTATATTCGCCAGCGCTGA